A window of Daucus carota subsp. sativus chromosome 2, DH1 v3.0, whole genome shotgun sequence genomic DNA:
TCAAAACTTCCAGAGAaattgattaaataatatttgaattctATTTGAGGTGTGTGAACTACttcacatatattttaaatatttgttcaaGGTCTTATATTCTTAGGGTAAAAATCATCATTGTAAACAAAGTAGGAATTTCATTGTTTAGTACAATGGGTGTTAGTGAGAGTTATTTCTgtaaaattgatttttcttgCTCACACTAATATGTAGAAAATACCAATCAACACTATGTCAGTGCACACTGTTGTTTAATATATTGAAGGGATCAAGCACTGAAGGTAGCAAGTAGCACGTATTGCATAGATCCTCCAAAGATCTCAAATGATCCCAATAATGAACTGAATAACTTGTATATCTGTTTTGGGCTCTTAAAATAGCAAAGGGAGATATGCACTCATGTGTATCTAAGATCATAAATAAGGAGAATCACATGTGATTAGTTGGCTATAAAACTCAATAAATGTCATGCCAGTTATTGACACTGCTTATCATATTACAGTATAAACAATaaagttcaaaaatattttggaaCTTGCACTCTTTTTTGCTGCTCATATAATCTTATTAGGTATATGATTCTTCATGATTTTTCCAAAACTAAACTATATCTTTATCAATTTTCTTTACCAGGCACTACAAACGTGCTTTCCATGAACTCTTTTTGGTGAAGGATTCAGATTATTTTCGTTTTGGATGGTTGCTATTTCTAGCTCTCCGTGTTCATGCATTTAGCCGGTTCAAGGATTTGGTGACTTGCTCAAATGGTCTAGTTTCCATACTGGTTAGttacgtttttttttttgatgtggACTACAGTGAGTTGTTTCTGTTCATTCTTAGTTCATTTTATTCACTGACGTTCGGGGAAGGACATGTCACCCTTCAGTGACAAAACCGACCTTGTCCCACCTCTCTCATTAAGCGGCATAGTAAAGACACGAGAATTCATTTGTTGTTGCATCACTTTTACTTTATAAGATTATGTAACTTGTGTCGAATTATGATTGAAATCTTGTACAGGCCATTTTGATTATACATGTCCCTATTCGCTACAGAAAGTTCACCATCGATGACTCTTCACGCTTCAGTAAGTatcttcacaaaatttattctATAATATCCATAGCTCCTGTCTTCTTTGTGATTTGTagattgtttttaataatttcgaCTGCCTAGCAGTAAACAAAGGCAATAAAGGCGTGGATCTGATTGCTTCACTTTGCAAGATGTTTGAGACTTCGGAAGAAGAGTTGAGAAAAACAAATGATAAAACCAATGAAGTAATAGAAAGCATTTTAAAGCACAAACCTTGTTTGGCCTCAGAATGTGAACATGAAAATCTATGCAACATGTGCACAGGTATCactgtttaaaaattaaaatttgttattattactAGCATTAGTATTTTTtagtatatttgatataattaattGCTGGTTTAACCAGTGTGCTGTTTTAGTATATCAACTACGCTGACATAACTGTCATATGAAATGCAGATGGCATGATTTACTATGATGGTTTATTGGAGGAAAAGGCTTTATCTACTAATTTAAGCATTCTAGAAAAGGACTATGAAGATGCAATCCTTAATAAGGTTGAATTAGATGAAAGAGTGTTCTTGGATGAAGATGATAGTTTGCTTGGGTCAAGCAGCTTATCAGGAGGTGCCATAAGTATAAGTGGGACAAAGGTATATATTTTCTATACAAGGTGGCCATTTGATAActttaattgtttaattttgtattattcTTTTTCTTAGAGAAAATTCGACTCAATAGCATCCCCAACAAAGACAATCACTAGTCCACTTTCTCCCTATCGTTCTCCTGCAAAATCTCTTATGATTGGAAACCTTGGTACTGGAAATTCAAGGATTGCCGCTACCCCTGTGAGCACAGCAATGACAACAGCGAAGTGGCTGCGAGACGTCATTTGTCCACTTCCATCAAAGCCTTCACCCGATTTAGAATCATTCTTGTCAAAATGTGATAGGAATGTTAGTCATGATGTTGTGCGCAGAGCAAGTGTAATACTGGAAGCTATATTTCCAAGTAGCAGTCAAGGTGATCGTAGTGTTACTGGAAGCTTGCAGAGTACAAATCTTATGGATAACATATGGGCAGAGCAACGTAGATTGGAAGCAGTTAAGCTTTATTATAGGGTATTGCAAGCCATGTGTACAGCAGAAGCCCAAATTTTAAATGCAAACAATTTGACCTCTTTGCTTACTAATGAGAGGTTTCATAGGTGTATGCTAGCCTGTTCTGCGGAACTAGTTCTTGCCACTCATAAGACAGTGACCATGTTGTTTCCAGTAGTGTTAGAAAGGACTGGCGTTACAGCTTTTGATCTTAGTAAGGTGATAGAGAGTTTCATTAGACACGAGGAATCACTTCCAAGAGAACTAAAAAGGCATCTGAATTCACTGGAAGAGCGACTTCTGGAGGGCATGGTATGGGAAAAGGGTTCCTCACTGTACAATTCTCTGACAGTAGCACGGCCAGCCCTTTCCGCAGAAATTAACCGTATGGGGTTGTTGGCAGAGCCAATGCCATCTTTAGATGCGATCGCCATTCATGTCAATATGTCCACTGGAGTTTTGCCTCCAGTGACACCTTTGCAGAAGCAGGAATCGTCCCCAGGTATTAATGGCTAACGAACTTCAGTTAACAAGTTAACCAGATGTGTACTATCAGATAAAATCAGAATACTAATAAAAACTTTATATTATAAtgatgtaataatatatattaacagGTGAAGAGCCTAGTGCTGTTTCTATACTGACCAAAATATGTTGGTTTTAGGTCTGATAGGAGATATTCGGTCTCCAAAGAGAGTTTGCACTGAAAACCGAAGTGTATTAGTAGAGCGGAATTCTTTCACATCACCAGTGAAAGATCGCCTTTTAGCCACCAACCTCAAGTCAAGATTACTGCCTCCAGCTCTGCAGTCAGCATTTTCAAGGTTGGTCTGATAATTTTAAGGTGCTATAAATTAGCATAGCTCTTGCCTGCAGTATGTTCTGGTGGTAGTCCTGATTCTctccattattattattatttacttaaaTGATCTGATAAGAATAATTGCAATCCACTAAACATGTGCAGTCCAACTAGGCCAAATCCAGGGGGTGGAGGGGAAACATGCGCTGAAACTACTATCAATGTATTCTTTGGCAAGGTAAAATTAATCTGTGTACACCTAGAATAGCTCTGATGGATCACTTACTATTTGCATTAATCAGTACTGTGAAGGCTTTATTCTTTTCAAAGTTGCAGCATGAATGGATGTTGCTGCTTATTCTCCTTATAGGGAGGAATTTTAATACTTTAGTAATTCgggataaaattattattttcagatTACACGAATCGTACTTGTTACCACTGTAATGTAGGACTAATACTGTTTAATAATATTCTAAATTAATATACAACCATACCTTAATGTGCGGCATAAAGTGTCCATGAGAAGCTTCCAATTTAAAAAAGACAGTGGTACAATGCAAACAACTATAGTTTTCagtatattcattttttttactgGTTATAATGCACTGGTAGGGTTAAGTTCATAATGAACGTAGTATTTGTGTTTCTTAATGCTAAAATTTGGATATTAtgtatttctttgagtttccaGATTGTAAAGCTAGCAGCTGTTCGAATCAATGGTATGACTGAAAGGCTACAGTTGTCACAACATATAAAAGAGAACGTGTACTGTCTCTTTCAGAAGATTCTTTTGCAGCAAAGTGCTCTGTTTTTTAGCCGCCATATAGATCAGATCATCCTAAGTTGTCTGTATGGAGTTGCGAAGGTATGCCATTAAGATAATTGTGACTGACAACTTGAGTTACTCTTTTACCATTCTTCAAATGCTGTTGTTTGGAACTGCAGATTTCCCAACTGAGTTTAACTTTCAAAGAAATCATTTGCAACTATAGAAAGCAGCCACAATGTAAACCTCAGGTTTTCCGAAGCGTTTTTGTCGATTGGTCAGCAGCTCGCCGGAATGGGGTATTTCTCAGGTCACTGATTCTCATTTCTCTTCAATATTTTGAGTAAACACTAACACTTCTAATGATATTTGAAACAGAAAACAGGGAAAGATCATGTTGATATAATAACATTTTACAATGAAATATTTGTCCCAACCGTTAAGCCTCTACTTATGGAACTTGCGCCTGCTGGAATTGTTAAAAAGAACAACCATACATCAGAAGCTAGCAATAACAGCGACAAAGGTACAATTGCCTCTACTCCATAGTGTTTCTCAGAAATATAACCGGACATCGTTGTATCTTTGCTATATCCTAACTCTTGTTTATTCTAATATCCTGATTTACCATATAGTTGTCTTTCCtatcattcatttttatagttTTAAAGATGTATTTCTAGGCCATTGCCCTGGATCCCCCAAAGTATCTACATTTCCCAGTCTCCCCGATATGTCTCCCAAGAAAGTTTCTGCAGCACACAATGTATATGTCTCTCCTCTGCGATCATCCAAGGTAATGCTTCTAATGGTCCACCTGGTGCTACGATTTATTTGATTGTTTCTTTTACTTCTAA
This region includes:
- the LOC108205737 gene encoding retinoblastoma-related protein isoform X2, with amino-acid sequence MDKLKTVALGSNSQSDIEARFTEFCKKGLSMDESTLTEATKLFDGSKHLLQTNTYATVGIGTPEEAERYWFAFVLYSVKRLSESTSDSSNSEADDKGITLCQILRVAKLNLVDFFKEIPQFTVKVGPILSNLYGPDWEKRLEAKELQVNFVHMSLLIRHYKRAFHELFLVKDSDYFRFGWLLFLALRVHAFSRFKDLVTCSNGLVSILAILIIHVPIRYRKFTIDDSSRFINKGNKGVDLIASLCKMFETSEEELRKTNDKTNEVIESILKHKPCLASECEHENLCNMCTDGMIYYDGLLEEKALSTNLSILEKDYEDAILNKVELDERVFLDEDDSLLGSSSLSGGAISISGTKRKFDSIASPTKTITSPLSPYRSPAKSLMIGNLGTGNSRIAATPVSTAMTTAKWLRDVICPLPSKPSPDLESFLSKCDRNVSHDVVRRASVILEAIFPSSSQGDRSVTGSLQSTNLMDNIWAEQRRLEAVKLYYRVLQAMCTAEAQILNANNLTSLLTNERFHRCMLACSAELVLATHKTVTMLFPVVLERTGVTAFDLSKVIESFIRHEESLPRELKRHLNSLEERLLEGMVWEKGSSLYNSLTVARPALSAEINRMGLLAEPMPSLDAIAIHVNMSTGVLPPVTPLQKQESSPGLIGDIRSPKRVCTENRSVLVERNSFTSPVKDRLLATNLKSRLLPPALQSAFSSPTRPNPGGGGETCAETTINVFFGKIVKLAAVRINGMTERLQLSQHIKENVYCLFQKILLQQSALFFSRHIDQIILSCLYGVAKISQLSLTFKEIICNYRKQPQCKPQVFRSVFVDWSAARRNGKTGKDHVDIITFYNEIFVPTVKPLLMELAPAGIVKKNNHTSEASNNSDKGHCPGSPKVSTFPSLPDMSPKKVSAAHNVYVSPLRSSKMDALNSQRSKSYYACVGESTRAYQSPSKDLTAINNHLNSPKKLRGMLKFDDVGIVSDSLVSKSFHLQNSSSVSSSGTMVKTEQPDV
- the LOC108205737 gene encoding retinoblastoma-related protein isoform X1, whose translation is MDKLKTVALGSNSQSDIEARFTEFCKKGLSMDESTLTEATKLFDGSKHLLQTNTYATVGIGTPEEAERYWFAFVLYSVKRLSESTSDSSNSEADDKGITLCQILRVAKLNLVDFFKEIPQFTVKVGPILSNLYGPDWEKRLEAKELQVNFVHMSLLIRHYKRAFHELFLVKDSDYFRFGWLLFLALRVHAFSRFKDLVTCSNGLVSILAILIIHVPIRYRKFTIDDSSRFINKGNKGVDLIASLCKMFETSEEELRKTNDKTNEVIESILKHKPCLASECEHENLCNMCTDGMIYYDGLLEEKALSTNLSILEKDYEDAILNKVELDERVFLDEDDSLLGSSSLSGGAISISGTKRKFDSIASPTKTITSPLSPYRSPAKSLMIGNLGTGNSRIAATPVSTAMTTAKWLRDVICPLPSKPSPDLESFLSKCDRNVSHDVVRRASVILEAIFPSSSQGDRSVTGSLQSTNLMDNIWAEQRRLEAVKLYYRVLQAMCTAEAQILNANNLTSLLTNERFHRCMLACSAELVLATHKTVTMLFPVVLERTGVTAFDLSKVIESFIRHEESLPRELKRHLNSLEERLLEGMVWEKGSSLYNSLTVARPALSAEINRMGLLAEPMPSLDAIAIHVNMSTGVLPPVTPLQKQESSPGLIGDIRSPKRVCTENRSVLVERNSFTSPVKDRLLATNLKSRLLPPALQSAFSSPTRPNPGGGGETCAETTINVFFGKIVKLAAVRINGMTERLQLSQHIKENVYCLFQKILLQQSALFFSRHIDQIILSCLYGVAKISQLSLTFKEIICNYRKQPQCKPQVFRSVFVDWSAARRNGKTGKDHVDIITFYNEIFVPTVKPLLMELAPAGIVKKNNHTSEASNNSDKDVFLGHCPGSPKVSTFPSLPDMSPKKVSAAHNVYVSPLRSSKMDALNSQRSKSYYACVGESTRAYQSPSKDLTAINNHLNSPKKLRGMLKFDDVGIVSDSLVSKSFHLQNSSSVSSSGTMVKTEQPDV